GTTATATCTTTATTCACCTCCTACTTAATAAAAATTTTAATTACCTAACAAGGGTATATTAATATTTAAATGGGTCAATAATCAATATCATTTCGGACTCACAGTGGCACAAACTTTAATGGTATTGACCTGatgttaagggtgtaaggagCACTCCTCTAAGAGGGAcagagtcccctctcttacgcataaccaatcctcgtgtgccacgtcaactcccctcttaaactcctctcacaccctaaattgatggcggcactcccctcttaggtgacttggttttttatttaaaaaaaaaaaaattcattggttgattgaatggaccccaccttctctctcctctcctctcttcGGTGCCTCCTCACCGCCTTGGCTCCCCGTTTTTGGCTCCCCGCTGCACAGGCAGCACCTCACCGTTCGGTGAGATCGGTCCCCGCATGGGGTCACCGATTGTGCCCCGGCCAGCCTAAGAAATAAAGGGATTGGTTGCTGTGGAGTTAAAATCAACCCATACATTCAACTTTAGGTTAGGATGAGTATTATTTTTGTAGTTGATGGGTTAAGTCGAGTTAACAAGAATTGTTAAATGGGTCAAGATGAGTAACTTTAGAAAATAACAGAATAACATGTGGGTTAGGATGAGCTTTCTGGGTAAACTAAACCCTAAAAGTCTAAAACTACGCATTCTTTTTTTCTCTCATCTCCCACGCCCAAATCACCCAGATCACCACCATCCTACAACCTCCATTCCACCACTTCTGCTACGACCATCGCCCAAATAAGCaaaacccatcctaacccattacccaaacctGCCAAACCCTAATGTGTAGTGATAAACTGTTTAATAACAGAGGCCATAAACTTCATCAATAGTCACGTACGGAATCAAGGTGAATATGTTTATATATGGTTCAAACAGCAATCACCTGACGATTCCTGGTGTTCTTCTAGGTTCTTAGGCTGGGTGTGTGGTATAAAGGCTTTATAGTGTCACGTCAGAGCCACGTATTCACCACATAAGCGAGGGGCTTTATCATTAACTTGCACGATGAAACAAGAAAAATGTTGCACAGTGTAAAGGTGGTGCAGACTAGGTACTCATATCAGAGCTGAGATTTGAAAATGTTGAAGACAAATGTTTGTAATTCTTTAAAGATAAATAAGGAACGATGCAAATGTCAGAACAAATAACACATTTCGTTTACAGGTATTCATAAATTCCAACTGCAGAGAGAATCAGGGATCTTATCCCAACTTCTTGTTTCAGTTGGTCTTCAAGTTAAGTGTTaattaaaatgaaatgaaatgaaatgatgaTTTGTATATCATCATTTTAAGTAGAGAATGAATGATTTGTGGTATCTCCAAGCTAAACATGGTGATCAAGAATTCAACTCATACCTCACCTTCTAGATGAATGAAAAACAACCACAACAAGATATCATGTGTCAAGTGCGTATAAAAGAATCCTACAATCATACAAATAAACACTAACCAATCAATCTAATGCTTAGCCTTTTCCTTTTTTCTTCTCTTAAAAAACAATCAGGCAGGCAGGCAGGGGTTACATCATTTCTTTGCCTTGGTTTTCTTTGCCACCGGAGCTTTCTTTTTAGTAACCTTCTTTGCTACCGGCTTTTTCACGGCTGTTTTACCCTTCTTTTTTGTTGTTTCctgaaatcatccacacatgTTTATGCTACAGCCATTGCTAGTCAAAGTAAAAGCAAAAAAGACATACAGATTTTCCTTTGCTTTTCCCATTGCTTTGCGGCTCACCACCCTCGTTCTCATCCGTTTGACGCTGCGCAGCATGCTTATCACCTTCATCTTCAGAGTCAAATGAGAAACCCTCCAGAGTTCCTactcaaaaagaaaaaaagtaaGCAAGGGAAGGAAATAGCAAGTGCAAGCCAGAACGTCAAAAGCAAACCCTGCTGACCTTCAACCATGGTTTCAGCTTCATAAACATTTGATTGTGGCTTCAGCTGAATGAAATCATTCATTATTGCTTCTATCTGTTATCCAGAGATTTAACCTTTGAAACATGTGCATAATCTCATAGATAAAACATATATTGAAAATCAGACCTTAGCTTCTGACTGGCCAAAGCTAAcctgaagaggaagaagaagaagcatGAATATGCATGCAAGAGAGATGTTGTCATGTCATGACTAGTTCCAAGATCATGGAGGTACTTACAACACAAAAAGTTCGTGAAGGCAGTATAGTTGTTTTGTAGATAGTTCCTAAAACAATCAAAATAAAGAGATAATAGTatcgtttatttatttattgaaaCCAGTACTAGGTGCAATGCATAATACCTTTCAAATCCAAAAGCATATCTTGATTCCCAGATGGGGAATCTGAAATAACCACCCTCCCAACAGAACCCAAATCACCACTTAGATCTATAGATTCACCTTCGCACTCCACAAGCACCTGCAAACACAAGAATTGTTGACAACAGTTGTTTCTGGCAAGTTAACCGCCTAATACTTACCTTTGAACGTTGGACTTTATCAGCAAGCAGCAAAGGCAACCTTGAAGATGAAATCTGCAATGCAAGCATATGATAATACTACTAGTGTAATGAAAAAGAAAAGCGATTTACAGTGGACAAGTAGCAATTTTGATTACATAAGGTCCGGTTTGCTGCTTCTTATCAGTTGTTTCTAAAGCCTTGTGATCATCATTCTCTGTAGCAATAATGTAAAGAAACAAGTCAAGTCTAAGTCAACTGCAACGagggtttttttttaatcttaGTATTTATTTACCTTGTAGCCGCGAAGCTGAAGTTTCTTCTTCTTCCACCTTTGGGAGTTGAGCTTCATGCtgctcctcctcctcctcctcctcccaAGTTTTAGTTTCCTGTTCACATACATACAGAGAATTAGAAACTAAGAGTAACAAAGAAGCTTTGAAATGAATAAGAATAGTGATACTTTTGGGGACTTCCTGACGACAGAGCTTATGGGAagttgatcatcatcatcatcagcagcagcagcagcatcggAAGAGGAGGAGGAGGATAGTGCCCAAATTGATGTTGTTGGTGGTGCCTGCCAACAGATCAGATTTCAAAATCAGTAATTACAACTGACTGATGCGTAGCAAACTACAATTTCAGTATCGTAAATCCAAACCTCCACATTACGAAGCCAGTCTGGAGAATATTCTCTCGACGAGCTGCTCATTTTTCCTCCTTCTTCAAAACCCTAAACACCACACCACACTGCACCTACAAAACAAactctttttttcttttattcACTAAATTACCTTAACTCTAAATAAACTTATTTTACTAAAATTCTTATTTTCAATTGATTTTCCATTACAcgagtttaaaaaaaataaaaaataaaaaccctCTTATCTACACTATCTATACTAGGGTATTTTAAGATatccaaaaaaataaaaactttcccccttttatttatagaaagacctcTAAAATAAAGGTAGTTTggtgttttaaatactatttattttttagaccctaaacttattacacttaaatccctaaagttttaacaaaattatagatgaTTAGTTACAATTCAtccctccacaacaaacttataatttttttatgttttcttgacatatcttataaactatacagtttaaaaaaaatccaaatatagcatgacgacctacacatttttaTCGACGTTTCGttagttgtcttgttcaatatcgacgcacggattaaaagttacaagtcgataatgctttaatgtcataccccgaccgcgttaaaacaacgaaacagcggcggaaacgtcggggagtgttgtaacagaatcatcgtttcacaaccatggattcaaaagtttcgttttattgattcattagataatttacattgtcttaaaacaaaacaaacaagttacacatcgtctatcattgttattatgtcattaaggcctcgtccagatcctaagtgaacATGCATCCTAGCAACCAACATCATTCAACACCACCTGAAAcctatgtaaaaacaaagtcagcaaagaaattgctggcgagcacataggttttatgagagtatcggattcatgcctcgtttatatgttgcagtacctcaatagactacaagagtcaaaagttacaaacctcgttttgagaagtgtattgcaacatgattaaccaactcaaatcaagttggttatagtttataaaatctcgtagccatgattcttaacccaaaacgtttgtttaagtaaaccaaatcgtaaatttgttctcgttacaaaactcgtatggtttatatcatttcgaaaacatcgttgtgtgacatcgtttcaaaattgtttcccaagtgaactaaataatgacacggaatgtaatatgataaaagcacttatatataagatgtaccagcagcgtatctaccatgtttttatcatgttacacccgtcccattatctaatcacaaccCAAAACCAATCATTTgatcaaatcgtttaactcgtcccaaaatcattctcgttttaattgtgaaactacttttggtcgtctcgctaataacatccaaaccttTGCAACTCGACTATATCGAaactcgcattaacaaaccaccaaagggtaagttaacaatcacagattcggtcgttacccataacccccacacataaccatgggtgtagtctgataacgggatttgtcagatcctatggtaccataacctaatactggtcggcttgatcaatgctaatgaatgttattcgttatgtaaataCGTCCAACAAGTTcattcacattatcgaaatcgttattagtttaatataaaccatagtattcgtttttgaaatcattgtTAAAACCTCGAAATCGTTttaatacatatgaatcaccccaaaacaattgaaaacagtaaaataggggaactatgtactcacatagttaccacaaaacatgtaaaaagaggggatctatgtactcacatcgaagtgcaaagtatccttgatctaaagaactcaacaagctcagGCAAACCAAGGAAattcaagtagcacctagtaatcgaatcactagtcaaataaatcgacacctaaatcggaagatcggataggatgaggtcttgtaaaccaaatgagtgtttggactcatgtgatatggtttaacaaagcctaaaTTCTAGGTCGGAAccaaacctaagtgctttcgacccgttacgacccgtttaggtagcttacgctactttaacgcgtcgtccgtgtaaaacgcgttcgagacgtctaactagtcatatgacaagtattatatgcctaaacatgtttaaatatgttgcataatcagttaagtgacaaaagtttatgttacatatgcatgaaaagggcattttggtcatttacctaaggcatataaactacctatcatataactaattaaactatgtgaccataaggtataaactcggaaggttattccctatgcaactatggtcattaaacatgcttggtcggatcctaatgatcgaccaaactggtcgagttcgaaagtctaagcggtggtttagaccgcttgacttacgactctaaacaagcactaaactaaaagtgacgagctaaacatgttggaacatgtttaactaagttagaaaataggttttgatatcaaaacaaagtgttttgatacctaagagtagtttggttgcaaaatacgcataaatacgcattttgaccgaaactacgactcgtcactacgcctagtcaatatggtaatcagtaggtatagtcacaagagactataaccatcgtgattacgctcacgttgcaaagttcaaaagaactttgtgttgaccaaagactggtcaaagcagaaagtcaaatactgtttgactttcacgctcgAAAAgtaataaaagaacgaaagaaacttacaaagggtccaagctagggagaacttgatctataacactcaggtatgaagcaaaggcttcaacttaTAGCATTAATCAGATCAGGGGTGTAGAAAATGGAATGAGggcttgggtatttatagttttcggtaaaccgttaggatcatttcttgctAAAGAGGGATCAATCTTGGCCATACATATGGGCAAATGGTTTTCAAATATAAGGGGACATGATAAACCATCAAAATTCAGCAGATGGTATCCCAAATCAGGTGTTAAAACCATAAAAAACAAGCTCCAAGTCCAGATTCAATGTTTTTGACCTGAGCTGCTATCGCACCCCGCGTAGGAATAGGCtcaggcttacgcgccccgcctggcaTGTTTGACAGattgacagttttggtccctgcagcccaaaacttggttttcgatgcatttttgacacgtttaagccccgttaaccccatttcaaggctctaaaatgaagttaaagtatagggaacttaaaatatgttcaaaaatatctcggatgtcggttcgtttggtcgtacggttgcgttattcggttaattacgatggaaatcgtaacgaacgcaaaaacgatccaaattaagtgacgaatggaatttttgcacaccaatcactaaaataagatattttttgggtgtccggatatattcagaacgtaagatatgcgtgaaaatgcaaacttatgcactttttgacgcttttagtccctattgatcaaataagtttattttagcataccgaacccctcaaagcctatttctaagctatgtaaaggatatttagggtatgtttaacttatgatcaagtttcggaatgttcgttactatatgaatcggtatagtttcgcagtttgacacaaattgtccctgcgatcgaacaaacttgatttcaacacaccaaaccatccaaaacttatttctaggttatgtgaaggttatttaaggtatgttaagcctatgtcactattccggagtgtttgtcatgttaaactgactgcgttcgcgcatcagtttgcgtataacttcccagaaagcgatttaaagcttgaaatcgaactcgaatcaaatcgtaaaatcatcaaacacaaacgcaaatacacatataaaaacaccaaaacatatataataacaccaaaacacattgttttattaataattgacATTGTTTTTCAttgtacatcgattacagagcacagttgtcacatttaatgtacaagtaattaatacATGTGATCTAATGGTCTAATCTACATAGATGTACTCCAtctatgcaaacaaaaacaaaaagaattaaaagtacggtaacataaaatgaagatattatgtgtcacattttattttattaaaatgtgttgcaaatttttaggaattataagttcaactatattgttatagataatattagtcagtttCAAAAGAATTCTTTACCAACTTAACTAGATACATggtagattgtgttgcatatttttagggattataagttaaaaatagactcatatagataagattagttaggaactaaaaatctgaacttaatatgatataaagttaataaagatataaactcttaacatcctattttttttataaaaacagttcttgaaatttataaaaatataaattttttatatctataaaaaaccgaaatttaacaatttaagttaaagctctaaaatgtacttacgagtcaaatactattttttatttttataaaaacgaaaatttaAACTTAAAGTGtattggatgagtactatgtggatattaaataaaagttatgaactttaaagaataaaattatactttataatttaaccaataaaataaaatactttacaattataacaacttatcttttattttttgtctttagattattaatttttataaaaaaaatatttttttgtcttttgattattaatttttataaaaaaaacaaaactttacatatgtgtaacacttatgacatatattcaccacaataatgttatcataattatttatactatattataatgcatgagggatgGATATTTTAAGATACTCAAAAAATAAGAATTTTCCCCgcctttatttatagaaagaccactaaaatgagggtagtttggttttttaaatactatttattttttagcccctaaacttattacattTAAATCCCTAAAGtcttaacaaaattatagatgaTTAGTTACAATTCAtccctccacaacaaacttataattttttacgttttcttgacatatcttataaagtgtactatttaaaaaaatccaaagatagtgtgacgacctacacatttATGTCGACGTTTCGGTAGTTTTCCTGTTCAATATCGACGCACGGATCAAAATGTACAAGTCGATAATGTTTTAATGTATAAGTAATTAATACATGTGATCTACGTAGATGTGCTCCAtctatgcaaacaaaaacaaaaagaattaaaagtacggtaacataaaatgaagatattatgtgtcacattttattttattaaaatgtgttgcaaatttttaggaattagaagttcaactatattgttatagataatattagttagTTTTAAAAGAATTCTTTACCAACTTAACTAGATACATggtagattgtgttgcatatttttagggattataagttaaaagtagactcatatagataagattagttaggaataaaaatctgaacttagtatgatataaagttagtaaagatataaactcttaacatcctacttttttttataaaaacagttcttgaaattttataaaaataaaaaaaatttatatctGTAAAAAcccgaaatttaacaatttaagttaaagctctaaaatGTACTTATGAgttaaatactattttttatttttataaaaacaaaaattttaaacttaaagtatATCGGATGAGTACTACATGGATATTTAATAAAAGTTATGAATTTTaggaataaaattatactttataatttaaccactaaaataaaatactttacaactataacaacttatcttttattttttatctttagattattaatttttataaaaaaaatactttttgtcttttgattattaatttttataaaaaaacaaaactttacatatgtgtaacactTATGATATATATCCACCACAGTAATGTTATCATAATTATTATActaataagaaaactaccagaaacgagtGCCGCAATACAAAGTGTCGCCCCCgtcgcatcgcgcgggcaccctactagtcCTAAAATACAATTCTCTGTGACAAAAATATAACTTTATCACGATTTTAAGATACTTAAACAAGTTTAGCATCTTAAATTCCTTAACAATATTTAGCTGTGTCGATGAGTTCTTAGCGGATTTGTTTAGCTGCGTTGATTGGTtcttgttaggatctgagtttgaattg
Above is a window of Helianthus annuus cultivar XRQ/B chromosome 14, HanXRQr2.0-SUNRISE, whole genome shotgun sequence DNA encoding:
- the LOC110937339 gene encoding DNA-binding protein BIN4, translated to MSSSSREYSPDWLRNVEAPPTTSIWALSSSSSSDAAAAADDDDDQLPISSVVRKSPKETKTWEEEEEEEQHEAQLPKVEEEETSASRLQENDDHKALETTDKKQQTGPYISSSRLPLLLADKVQRSKVLVECEGESIDLSGDLGSVGRVVISDSPSGNQDMLLDLKGTIYKTTILPSRTFCVVSFGQSEAKIEAIMNDFIQLKPQSNVYEAETMVEGTLEGFSFDSEDEGDKHAAQRQTDENEGGEPQSNGKSKGKSETTKKKGKTAVKKPVAKKVTKKKAPVAKKTKAKK